In Leptospira langatensis, a single window of DNA contains:
- a CDS encoding carboxyl transferase domain-containing protein, with amino-acid sequence MEVLESRISTSSPEYKENYSDLSAKVEDTRKLLQKAYQGGGEKAIQRHKSRGKLTARERIHTLIDSNTTFLEFSSLAGEKVYADEVPSAGIVTGIGKVGGKPCVIIANDATVKGGTYYPLTVKKHIRAQEIARENRLPCIYLVDSGGAFLPMQDEVFPDKEHFGRIFYNQANLSREGIPQISIVMGSCTAGGAYIPAMSDESVIVKGNGTIFLGGPPLVKAATGEIVTPEELGGADVHCRISGVTDHYAENDQHALEIARHIVGSLGSSARAIQESISYEEPLYPADEIYGIIQKDIRKPYDVREVIARVVDGSRFQEFKKYYGTTIVTGFANIYGKMVGIIANNGVLFSESSLKAAHFIQLCNQREIPLIFLQNITGFMVGKKYENSGIAKDGAKMVNAVSTSVVPKYTVVIGGSYGAGNYGMCGRAFGPRFLWMWPNARISVMGGEQASNVLLTVKMEQLEKEGKALSEAEQAEFRRPILEDYERRSSCIYSTARLWDDGILDPARTREALGLALYSDLSGKKPDPSYAIFRM; translated from the coding sequence ATGGAAGTACTGGAATCCCGCATCAGCACCTCTTCTCCAGAGTATAAGGAGAACTATTCCGATCTATCCGCTAAGGTAGAAGATACTCGAAAACTTCTCCAAAAAGCGTACCAAGGCGGAGGAGAGAAGGCGATCCAAAGGCACAAGAGTAGAGGAAAACTCACTGCAAGAGAAAGGATCCATACTCTGATCGATTCGAACACCACATTCCTGGAATTCTCTTCTCTTGCAGGAGAGAAGGTCTATGCGGACGAGGTTCCTTCTGCAGGGATCGTAACCGGTATCGGAAAGGTGGGCGGTAAACCTTGCGTGATTATCGCAAACGATGCTACAGTAAAGGGTGGGACCTATTATCCTCTCACAGTGAAGAAGCATATACGTGCACAAGAGATCGCAAGAGAGAACCGACTTCCTTGTATTTATCTAGTGGATTCGGGAGGAGCCTTTCTTCCGATGCAAGACGAGGTGTTTCCCGACAAGGAGCATTTCGGAAGGATCTTTTATAACCAAGCCAATCTCTCTAGAGAAGGAATTCCTCAGATCTCGATCGTGATGGGAAGTTGTACTGCGGGGGGAGCGTATATTCCTGCGATGTCGGACGAGTCTGTCATCGTTAAAGGAAATGGTACCATCTTCTTAGGCGGACCTCCTCTCGTGAAGGCTGCTACAGGAGAGATAGTCACTCCGGAAGAATTAGGCGGTGCGGATGTGCATTGTAGGATCTCCGGTGTTACGGATCATTATGCGGAGAATGATCAGCATGCGTTGGAGATTGCAAGGCATATTGTAGGAAGCCTAGGAAGTTCGGCTAGGGCAATCCAGGAATCCATCTCCTACGAAGAACCTCTCTATCCTGCGGACGAGATCTATGGCATTATCCAAAAAGACATTCGCAAACCCTATGACGTGAGAGAAGTAATCGCCAGAGTAGTGGACGGATCTCGCTTCCAAGAATTCAAAAAATATTATGGGACCACCATCGTGACCGGTTTCGCAAATATTTACGGAAAGATGGTAGGGATTATTGCGAATAACGGAGTTCTGTTCTCGGAAAGTTCTTTGAAAGCGGCTCATTTCATCCAGCTTTGCAACCAAAGAGAGATCCCGCTTATCTTCCTACAAAATATCACAGGTTTCATGGTAGGAAAGAAGTACGAGAACTCCGGGATCGCTAAGGACGGGGCCAAGATGGTGAACGCAGTTTCTACTTCAGTGGTTCCTAAATATACAGTGGTGATCGGTGGTTCGTACGGAGCGGGGAATTACGGAATGTGCGGTAGAGCCTTTGGACCTCGCTTCCTTTGGATGTGGCCAAATGCAAGGATTTCCGTAATGGGCGGGGAGCAGGCTTCGAATGTTCTTCTTACAGTTAAAATGGAGCAACTGGAGAAGGAAGGTAAAGCGCTCTCAGAAGCCGAGCAGGCCGAATTTAGAAGGCCCATTTTAGAGGATTATGAGAGACGTTCCTCCTGCATCTATTCCACAGCAAGGCTTTGGGACGATGGGATCCTAGATCCGGCCCGGACCAGAGAGGCCCTAGGGCTCGCTCTGTATTCGGATCTTTCCGGAAAAAAACCGGATCCTTCCTACGCGATCTTCCGCATGTGA
- a CDS encoding GlmU family protein — protein MGRVQRIWIDERETPAGLGALTRIRSFSEIRDGVLTPLQRLKDQYQDAKILYSHSNPAFQKTFFERNPKIAEYDEREVDLIIKPEEFLPWKSIQAVGKNIDIDLESNKDLRKWVRKLKVKSGDFHIVGKSKHAHIHPSAKIYPGVVIDVTSGPVIIDKDVKVTSFSFLEGPLYIGQGTHIDNARITGGTTIGNVCRIGGEVGDSIILDFTNKHHEGFLGHSVVGSWVNLGALSTTSDLKNNYGVVKIREEGTEVNTGSIKFGSVIGDFSKIGIGVMLNTGTVIDFGCNVVSPRVSGYLHPFVWADGQPYILDSFLRDSRKIMARRNRELSHSESELIRILYETKVHK, from the coding sequence GTGGGCAGAGTTCAGAGAATATGGATCGACGAGAGGGAAACCCCAGCCGGTTTGGGGGCATTGACCCGGATCCGATCATTCTCCGAGATCCGCGACGGGGTTTTGACCCCGCTCCAAAGGCTAAAGGATCAGTATCAGGACGCCAAGATACTGTATTCCCATTCCAATCCAGCCTTCCAAAAGACCTTCTTTGAAAGAAATCCTAAGATCGCAGAATATGATGAGAGAGAAGTAGATCTGATCATTAAGCCGGAGGAATTCCTTCCATGGAAATCCATCCAGGCAGTCGGCAAGAATATAGACATCGATCTCGAATCCAATAAGGACCTCAGAAAATGGGTCCGTAAGCTTAAGGTGAAATCCGGCGATTTCCATATCGTCGGAAAATCCAAACACGCTCATATCCATCCTTCCGCAAAGATCTATCCCGGAGTAGTGATCGATGTAACCTCGGGGCCTGTCATCATAGACAAGGACGTTAAGGTCACCTCCTTCTCCTTTTTAGAAGGCCCCTTGTACATAGGGCAGGGGACCCATATAGACAATGCAAGGATCACCGGCGGGACCACGATAGGCAATGTTTGTCGGATCGGGGGAGAAGTCGGAGACAGTATTATATTAGATTTTACGAATAAACATCACGAAGGATTTCTTGGACATTCCGTGGTAGGGAGCTGGGTCAATTTGGGAGCCCTCTCTACCACCTCCGATCTCAAGAACAATTACGGTGTAGTCAAGATCAGAGAAGAAGGGACCGAAGTAAACACAGGCTCCATTAAATTCGGTTCGGTCATAGGGGATTTCTCTAAGATCGGGATCGGAGTCATGCTGAATACAGGTACCGTCATTGACTTCGGATGCAATGTAGTATCTCCTAGGGTAAGCGGTTATCTTCATCCTTTCGTTTGGGCGGATGGCCAACCTTATATCCTGGACTCTTTCTTAAGAGACTCTCGCAAGATCATGGCGAGAAGGAACAGAGAACTCTCTCATTCCGAGTCGGAACTTATCCGCATTCTGTACGAAACTAAAGTTCACAAATAA
- the glmS gene encoding glutamine--fructose-6-phosphate transaminase (isomerizing) produces MCGIVGYAGEKNVESVLIVGLIGLEYRGYDSAGIAVLDRGEIQVRKQKGKIKDLENFLKEHPVRGNVGIGHTRWATHGEPNQINAHPHTDAKSTVAVVHNGIIENYGELRQELKHKGFVFHSMTDTEVLPNLLAESRRRGKSNKEAFLELFDRVEGKWAVAVVFDNEPDRVYFAQDGAPLLLGRGKEEYYLASDISPLTRNCREVYYINSKEWGYFTKTECSIFGFDGTEKEPEFKKQDIKFEDVDKGGYPHFMIKEIHEQPGIFRRIIQSRIGESGEIEFPESTISREMMSKVNRIIIQAAGTSYYAGMLGKHYLENFAKIQTDTETSSEFRYRNPVVEGDTLIVGISQSGETADTLASLLEAKAKFIKVLSLVNNVNSTIARESDSFIRTDAGPEIGVASTKAFTAQVINLLLFSLYVARLKWIVSDEELKTLIEEIRLLPGKMERILAQASILENWAADFTKTKDFVFLGRTYNHPVALEGALKLKEVSYIHASGYAGGEFKHGPIALITNEVPVVCIATKSEIYSKMLSNIQEIKARNGIIISIVTEGDKEARELSDYCFEVPDCPEILSPILNVLPLQLLAYYSAVARGCPPDQPRNLAKSVTVE; encoded by the coding sequence ATGTGTGGAATCGTAGGATACGCGGGAGAAAAAAACGTAGAGTCTGTACTGATCGTAGGACTGATCGGTTTGGAATACCGGGGATATGATTCCGCAGGGATCGCAGTTCTGGACAGGGGCGAGATCCAAGTTCGCAAGCAAAAAGGAAAGATCAAGGATCTGGAGAATTTCCTAAAAGAACATCCTGTTCGCGGGAATGTAGGGATCGGGCATACTCGTTGGGCCACTCACGGAGAACCGAATCAGATCAACGCTCACCCTCATACCGACGCAAAATCCACCGTAGCAGTCGTTCACAATGGGATCATAGAGAACTATGGCGAACTTCGTCAGGAACTGAAGCATAAGGGTTTCGTGTTCCATAGCATGACCGATACCGAAGTGCTTCCGAACCTTCTTGCAGAAAGTAGAAGACGCGGAAAGTCCAATAAGGAAGCTTTTTTAGAATTATTTGATAGAGTCGAAGGAAAGTGGGCGGTTGCGGTTGTCTTTGATAACGAGCCGGACAGAGTGTATTTCGCTCAGGACGGTGCGCCCCTTCTTCTGGGAAGAGGAAAGGAAGAATATTATCTTGCTTCCGATATCTCTCCTTTAACCAGGAACTGTAGAGAAGTCTATTATATTAACTCCAAAGAATGGGGTTACTTTACGAAAACCGAATGTAGCATCTTCGGTTTTGACGGAACAGAGAAAGAGCCGGAGTTCAAGAAGCAGGATATCAAATTCGAGGATGTGGACAAGGGCGGCTATCCTCATTTCATGATCAAGGAGATCCATGAACAACCTGGGATCTTCCGTCGGATCATCCAATCCAGGATCGGTGAAAGCGGAGAGATAGAATTCCCGGAGAGTACGATCTCCAGAGAGATGATGTCTAAAGTAAACCGGATCATCATCCAAGCGGCTGGGACCAGTTATTATGCAGGAATGTTAGGCAAACATTACCTGGAAAATTTCGCCAAGATACAAACGGATACGGAGACTTCTTCGGAATTCCGTTATAGAAACCCAGTGGTCGAGGGAGATACTCTGATCGTAGGGATCTCTCAGTCAGGAGAAACTGCGGATACTTTGGCGTCTCTCTTAGAAGCTAAGGCAAAGTTCATCAAGGTATTGTCCTTGGTGAATAATGTGAATTCTACCATTGCAAGAGAATCGGATTCCTTCATTCGTACGGATGCGGGACCGGAAATAGGCGTGGCGAGTACCAAGGCGTTTACCGCTCAGGTGATCAACCTTCTTCTTTTCTCCCTGTATGTTGCTAGACTAAAATGGATCGTTTCCGACGAAGAACTCAAGACCCTGATCGAAGAGATCCGTCTTCTTCCTGGAAAGATGGAAAGGATCTTGGCTCAGGCTTCTATTTTGGAAAATTGGGCCGCCGATTTTACGAAGACCAAGGACTTTGTATTCCTCGGTCGGACGTACAATCACCCTGTCGCTCTAGAAGGCGCTCTGAAATTAAAAGAGGTTTCTTACATCCACGCTTCCGGATATGCGGGCGGAGAGTTTAAACACGGTCCGATCGCTCTCATTACCAACGAAGTTCCTGTGGTTTGTATTGCCACCAAGTCGGAAATTTACAGCAAAATGCTTTCCAATATCCAGGAAATCAAGGCCCGGAATGGAATTATCATCTCGATTGTTACAGAAGGTGACAAAGAGGCTAGGGAACTGTCGGATTATTGCTTCGAAGTACCGGATTGTCCGGAAATTTTAAGCCCGATTTTGAATGTTCTTCCTCTCCAACTTCTGGCCTATTATTCTGCCGTGGCGAGGGGTTGTCCTCCGGACCAACCGCGGAACCTCGCAAAGTCCGTCACAGTGGAGTAA
- the glmM gene encoding phosphoglucosamine mutase — MALNPQKPVFQHPDLMVSVSGIRGIIPTGLSSDVIYHSLRAFGSWLKGNTVVIGRDSRPSGAYIESIAIGVMLGMGKKVIQLGIVPTPTVKAVVNQSGASGGIMISASHNPVIWNAFKFIGPGGFFTNAKDLEELLNFVRTEDYKPFQFKPNATVEDGRDRIQAHIDSVLARVNVAAIKRKKFTVFLDAVNGGGSFVLPELLKQLNCKVIAQHCKPDGTFPRPPEPTPEALKQSSRLIKQSKAHIGFALDPDADRLVVLSPKKGAVSEELTLPLSFMSYLASNSLSKKASITVNLSTSFVNDWVADSVGIPTYRSKVGEANVVAEMIHRKSVFGGEGNGGVIDPAIPSFGRDSLSGVAHILNLLALKGEDTDTVLGNLPAVHMRKIAYKIAGQKTDEIYSRFRSVFSDYKEDARDGLRLANEDSWIHIRPSNTEPILRLIGEARTKKDLEALLNKAGRIMENS; from the coding sequence ATGGCCCTGAATCCTCAAAAACCGGTTTTCCAACACCCGGATTTGATGGTTTCCGTGTCTGGGATCCGGGGGATCATTCCTACAGGACTTAGCTCCGACGTAATCTACCACTCTCTACGTGCTTTCGGTTCCTGGCTCAAGGGCAATACCGTTGTGATCGGCCGGGATTCCCGTCCGAGCGGGGCTTATATAGAGAGTATTGCCATCGGGGTCATGCTCGGAATGGGCAAAAAGGTGATCCAACTCGGGATCGTGCCTACACCTACCGTAAAAGCCGTGGTCAATCAGTCCGGAGCCTCTGGCGGGATCATGATCTCCGCCTCTCATAATCCTGTGATCTGGAATGCATTTAAGTTCATTGGGCCGGGAGGCTTCTTCACAAACGCAAAGGATCTCGAAGAACTCCTGAATTTTGTTCGAACTGAGGACTACAAACCGTTTCAGTTCAAACCCAACGCAACTGTCGAAGACGGCAGGGACCGGATCCAAGCCCATATCGATTCCGTTTTGGCCAGAGTGAATGTTGCCGCAATCAAACGAAAAAAATTCACAGTCTTCCTAGACGCGGTAAACGGCGGGGGAAGTTTTGTCTTACCCGAATTGCTAAAGCAATTGAACTGCAAAGTGATCGCTCAGCATTGCAAACCGGACGGGACCTTTCCTAGGCCGCCTGAGCCGACTCCGGAAGCCTTAAAGCAATCGTCTAGGCTGATCAAGCAATCCAAGGCCCATATCGGTTTTGCATTGGATCCGGATGCGGATCGACTCGTGGTCCTTTCTCCTAAGAAGGGAGCAGTTTCCGAAGAACTGACTCTTCCCTTAAGTTTTATGTCTTACTTGGCTTCTAACTCTCTTTCGAAGAAGGCTTCGATCACAGTGAACCTCTCCACTAGTTTTGTGAACGATTGGGTGGCGGACAGTGTCGGGATCCCAACGTATCGTTCTAAGGTGGGAGAGGCGAATGTTGTGGCAGAAATGATACACCGCAAATCCGTGTTCGGCGGAGAAGGGAACGGAGGGGTCATAGATCCTGCCATTCCTTCCTTTGGAAGGGACTCTCTTTCTGGTGTGGCTCATATCCTGAATCTGCTTGCCCTGAAGGGGGAAGATACTGATACTGTGCTCGGTAATCTCCCTGCAGTTCATATGCGAAAAATCGCGTATAAAATTGCGGGCCAAAAGACAGACGAGATTTATTCTCGGTTTCGCAGTGTGTTTTCCGACTATAAAGAAGATGCAAGAGACGGACTTCGCTTAGCAAACGAAGATTCTTGGATACATATTCGACCTTCGAATACCGAGCCGATCCTCCGGTTGATAGGAGAGGCCAGAACTAAAAAGGATCTGGAAGCTCTATTAAATAAGGCCGGAAGGATCATGGAGAATTCATAA
- the rpsT gene encoding 30S ribosomal protein S20, with amino-acid sequence MANIKSSEKDIRRTKRRNAANSQNRNRLRTQAKKILKALNEGEKDSLKTLFNEYSSLLDKAAKTNLIHSKNADRKKSRMALRINSQAANA; translated from the coding sequence TTGGCGAACATTAAATCTTCAGAAAAAGATATCCGTAGAACGAAACGCAGGAATGCGGCAAATTCTCAAAACCGGAACCGCCTTAGGACCCAAGCAAAAAAGATCCTAAAAGCGCTAAACGAAGGAGAGAAGGATTCCCTCAAGACTCTTTTTAATGAGTATTCCTCTCTTTTGGACAAGGCTGCCAAAACCAACCTCATCCACTCTAAAAATGCAGACCGCAAAAAGAGTCGGATGGCATTACGCATCAATAGCCAGGCTGCAAACGCGTAA
- a CDS encoding LIC_10450 family protein: MLSRQTQDYIIVNSIDEIDPNKLSLSQLGTKYLDRNGNRYAVRFNKETRKAEIIRITLQKASDAASSKPRTGKLNSKSYPLDLQKLSTLLKNTKHPSAEWIENLAEKSKSSPSIRPSGPSISPERQSYPANQESETIAPSSDTADLMARVAAAHNDQFDLSRVDLNISDAGLSETSKEDTPVFVEAIEAGSSRESKYIDDSVQQFQKIKERIESVLNNIRNSKIFEATGDPSDNKNIVGNLTREFDIEFFQKLDKILNYHKELTSYPRSITYYTAKYESHRKQALQSRSSDQEKLKLVIRWEMQEMLLSLARKLKKMVLNALNVLNTKNENHLKQVAYNQQQMYKDARSALLYCSEDIGALLISLQKWADSEG; this comes from the coding sequence ATGTTATCGAGACAAACCCAGGACTATATCATAGTTAACTCGATCGATGAAATCGATCCGAATAAACTCTCTCTTTCCCAACTAGGTACGAAATACTTAGATCGAAACGGGAACAGATACGCAGTGCGTTTCAATAAGGAAACTAGAAAGGCCGAGATCATCCGAATTACACTGCAAAAAGCTTCGGATGCTGCTTCTTCCAAACCGAGAACGGGCAAACTGAATTCCAAATCGTATCCCTTGGATCTCCAAAAGCTTTCTACCCTATTAAAAAATACAAAACATCCTAGTGCGGAATGGATTGAGAATCTTGCTGAGAAGAGTAAATCCTCTCCAAGTATTCGACCTTCCGGCCCTTCTATAAGTCCGGAAAGACAATCTTACCCTGCCAACCAAGAATCGGAGACGATCGCACCTTCTTCCGACACTGCGGATCTGATGGCGAGAGTTGCAGCTGCGCATAACGATCAATTCGATCTTTCTAGAGTGGACTTGAATATTTCGGATGCCGGTCTTTCCGAAACTAGCAAAGAAGATACTCCCGTTTTTGTGGAAGCGATAGAAGCAGGTTCCTCTAGAGAATCCAAGTATATCGATGATTCGGTCCAACAATTCCAAAAGATCAAGGAAAGGATCGAGTCCGTTCTGAATAATATCCGTAATTCCAAGATCTTCGAAGCAACCGGTGATCCTTCCGACAATAAGAATATTGTAGGGAATCTAACCAGAGAGTTCGATATTGAATTCTTCCAGAAGCTGGATAAGATACTCAACTATCATAAAGAGCTGACTTCTTATCCTAGATCCATCACGTATTATACGGCTAAGTATGAATCCCATAGAAAGCAGGCGTTGCAATCCAGAAGCTCGGATCAGGAAAAATTGAAATTGGTGATCCGCTGGGAAATGCAGGAAATGCTCTTAAGTTTGGCGAGAAAACTTAAGAAAATGGTCCTGAACGCGCTGAACGTTCTCAATACTAAGAACGAAAACCATCTCAAGCAGGTCGCTTACAACCAGCAGCAGATGTACAAAGATGCCCGAAGCGCCCTTTTATATTGTTCGGAAGATATAGGTGCACTACTTATCTCCTTGCAAAAATGGGCCGATAGCGAAGGGTAG
- a CDS encoding glycosyltransferase family 2 protein: MKLSIVIPCYNEKHTIKNILETVKKVPYKDKEIILVDDFSTDGTRELLQTAPFRKLVDQLHFHEVNQGKGAALRTGFKAAKGDIVIVQDADLEYDPFEIPDVIDPIHKGKADVVFGSRFMGGRAHRVVYFWHRLGNLFLTTLSNMLTNINLTDMETCYKAFRREVIQGIEIQENRFGFEPEITAKIAKIPNIRIYEVGISYYGRTYAEGKKIGWKDGFRAIYCILRYNLFS; the protein is encoded by the coding sequence ATGAAACTTTCCATCGTAATCCCCTGCTATAACGAAAAACACACCATCAAGAATATCTTAGAGACCGTTAAAAAGGTCCCTTATAAAGATAAAGAGATCATCCTCGTAGATGATTTCTCCACGGATGGAACTAGAGAATTATTACAAACGGCTCCTTTCAGGAAATTGGTGGACCAACTTCATTTTCATGAAGTGAACCAAGGAAAGGGAGCAGCTCTTCGCACCGGATTCAAGGCTGCCAAGGGTGATATAGTCATCGTCCAGGATGCGGATCTGGAATACGATCCGTTCGAGATCCCGGATGTGATCGATCCCATCCATAAAGGAAAGGCGGATGTGGTTTTCGGTAGTCGCTTCATGGGCGGAAGAGCTCATAGAGTCGTCTATTTCTGGCATCGTCTGGGGAATCTTTTCCTCACCACTCTTTCGAATATGCTGACCAATATCAATCTCACGGATATGGAAACCTGTTATAAGGCCTTCCGTAGAGAAGTGATCCAAGGAATTGAGATCCAAGAGAATCGATTCGGATTCGAGCCGGAGATCACTGCCAAGATCGCAAAGATCCCAAATATTCGTATCTACGAAGTAGGAATTTCCTATTACGGGCGTACATATGCGGAAGGCAAAAAGATCGGTTGGAAAGACGGATTTCGCGCTATCTACTGTATTCTTCGCTACAATCTATTTTCTTAA
- a CDS encoding YceI family protein — protein sequence MKRKLLLFPTLLLAVLALTGLQAGNFKVDNAHTSVGFKIKHLAIANVAGTFKDYSGKLGYDEATGALTALDVSIKSSSISTGDEKRDEHLKSPDFFDASKHPTITFKAAKATVKKGGVSKIPGELTIKGITKPVTLEVKFAGSAKDPWGNTHLGFEAEAKVKRGDFGILWNKTLEKGGVLVGEEATIRIEGEIVPE from the coding sequence GTGAAAAGGAAACTTTTATTATTTCCTACCCTTCTTCTCGCAGTTCTTGCCCTAACCGGCTTGCAAGCGGGAAACTTCAAAGTGGATAACGCCCACACTTCCGTTGGTTTCAAAATCAAACACCTTGCTATCGCCAACGTTGCGGGTACTTTCAAAGATTACAGCGGCAAACTAGGTTACGACGAAGCTACCGGTGCATTGACTGCGTTAGACGTAAGCATCAAGTCCTCTTCTATTTCCACAGGAGACGAAAAGAGAGACGAGCACCTGAAAAGCCCGGATTTCTTCGACGCAAGCAAACATCCTACGATCACTTTCAAGGCGGCAAAAGCTACCGTTAAGAAAGGTGGAGTTTCCAAGATCCCAGGCGAATTGACCATCAAAGGGATCACTAAACCGGTTACTCTGGAAGTAAAATTCGCAGGTTCTGCAAAAGACCCATGGGGAAACACTCACCTAGGTTTCGAAGCAGAAGCTAAAGTCAAGAGAGGCGACTTCGGTATCCTTTGGAACAAGACCTTGGAAAAAGGCGGAGTTCTGGTAGGCGAAGAAGCTACGATCCGTATCGAAGGCGAGATCGTTCCAGAATAA
- a CDS encoding DNA-binding domain-containing protein, with protein MKPEEFRDLFSQFIRSEDQESSFVSSDILSEVEDAGTKGASFIAQILPGGKLDLHSSLKVYREAYQARFTEALGDRFETVWKILGDEDFFELAKRYISSVPSLSYNLSDYGESFPEFIGENFPEHPFIREVADLELNISKIFHLPPNWNEELKNLPLSGEFNDLKFIFHESLMYLHYTHPVYELWKDQDEDFTPELPAKQDQYLMIGKRGENLWIQEIDFWEFQFGKNLSVGKTLLEAVEHSGKAPKGSGSISEFLSGLSQARFISEIMRL; from the coding sequence ATGAAACCGGAAGAATTTAGGGATTTGTTCTCTCAATTCATTCGCTCCGAAGACCAAGAATCTTCGTTTGTCTCTTCGGACATTCTCTCCGAAGTAGAAGATGCAGGGACAAAAGGAGCTTCTTTCATCGCACAAATTTTGCCGGGAGGAAAATTAGATCTCCATTCTTCCTTAAAAGTCTATAGAGAAGCATACCAGGCAAGATTCACGGAGGCGTTAGGAGATAGATTCGAAACTGTCTGGAAGATCCTAGGGGATGAGGATTTCTTCGAGTTGGCTAAAAGGTATATTTCTTCTGTTCCTTCACTTTCTTATAATCTATCCGATTACGGGGAAAGTTTTCCGGAATTCATCGGGGAGAATTTTCCGGAGCATCCGTTTATCCGAGAAGTCGCCGATCTCGAACTGAATATTTCCAAAATATTCCATCTTCCCCCGAACTGGAACGAAGAACTGAAAAACCTTCCTTTGTCGGGGGAGTTCAACGATCTAAAATTTATATTTCATGAATCTCTAATGTATCTGCATTATACCCATCCTGTGTACGAGCTTTGGAAAGACCAGGACGAGGATTTTACTCCCGAACTTCCTGCAAAACAGGATCAGTATTTGATGATTGGAAAAAGAGGCGAAAATCTTTGGATCCAGGAAATCGATTTCTGGGAATTTCAGTTTGGGAAAAATCTGTCGGTAGGGAAAACCCTATTGGAGGCTGTGGAACATTCCGGAAAGGCACCTAAAGGATCTGGATCCATATCGGAATTCCTTTCCGGATTGTCTCAGGCGAGATTCATTTCAGAGATTATGCGTCTTTGA
- a CDS encoding DUF692 domain-containing protein has protein sequence MGHIGIGLRKEHYPYLKQEAPVRVSWFEAITENYMDSKGKPLAMLEKVRENFPVALHGVSLSILGGTFPNPKYFERWRELIDRIQPFLVSDHLCWTEEGGNYLHDLLPFPFTKEFLDFAVERVDRVQEILGRKILLENVSTYLRFEQSEMQEWEFIRELALRSGCGLLLDINNVYVNSMNHGFSAEEYLRSVPWDRVGQIHIAGHTDTGEFLFDTHSRPVAQEVWDLFSRFSSKIKDLPILLEWDDDIPSFQEVEEEALKAEAILSKAAAL, from the coding sequence ATGGGTCATATCGGGATTGGTTTAAGAAAAGAACATTATCCGTATCTCAAGCAGGAAGCGCCGGTACGAGTCTCCTGGTTCGAAGCGATCACGGAAAACTATATGGATAGCAAGGGAAAACCTTTAGCTATGCTGGAGAAGGTACGCGAGAATTTTCCGGTTGCACTGCATGGAGTTTCCCTTTCGATCCTTGGCGGAACCTTTCCCAATCCAAAATATTTCGAGCGTTGGAGAGAACTCATCGATCGGATCCAACCTTTCTTAGTTTCGGATCATCTTTGTTGGACCGAAGAAGGAGGAAATTACCTTCATGATCTTTTACCCTTTCCTTTTACCAAAGAGTTTTTGGATTTTGCCGTAGAAAGAGTGGATCGAGTACAAGAGATCCTGGGAAGAAAGATCCTTCTCGAGAATGTTTCCACATATCTACGATTCGAACAAAGCGAAATGCAGGAATGGGAATTTATCCGAGAACTTGCACTTCGCAGCGGCTGCGGACTTTTATTAGATATTAATAATGTATATGTGAACTCTATGAACCACGGATTTTCTGCGGAAGAATATCTCAGGTCCGTTCCTTGGGATCGTGTAGGCCAGATACATATAGCAGGACATACGGATACGGGAGAGTTCTTATTCGATACTCATTCTCGTCCTGTGGCCCAAGAGGTTTGGGACTTGTTCTCTCGATTCTCCTCTAAAATAAAAGATCTTCCTATCCTTTTAGAATGGGATGATGATATCCCTAGCTTCCAAGAAGTGGAAGAAGAAGCACTTAAGGCTGAGGCAATCCTTTCCAAGGCGGCCGCTCTATGA
- a CDS encoding YHS domain-containing (seleno)protein — MRTELGYMNKLYFLIGLILLSVGCAGRQVSDPVFTADGKIAIRGYDPVAYFTESKPKEGDSKFSLNWKGAEWKFSSKKNMEIFSKNPENYAPQYGGYCAYAMRDGETYEIDPKAWKIVSGKLYLNYNEKVNGFWERDIPGNIAKADAQWKVLPKKETNTRP; from the coding sequence ATGAGAACCGAATTAGGATACATGAACAAGTTGTATTTTTTGATCGGTTTGATTTTACTCTCGGTGGGCTGCGCCGGAAGACAGGTCTCAGATCCTGTGTTTACAGCGGACGGAAAGATTGCGATCCGCGGTTACGATCCTGTGGCCTATTTTACGGAATCCAAACCGAAAGAAGGCGACTCCAAATTCAGCCTAAACTGGAAAGGAGCCGAGTGGAAATTCTCTTCAAAGAAGAATATGGAGATCTTTAGCAAGAATCCGGAAAACTACGCTCCTCAGTATGGCGGTTATTGCGCGTATGCGATGAGGGATGGAGAAACATACGAGATAGATCCTAAGGCTTGGAAGATCGTATCCGGTAAACTATATCTGAACTATAACGAAAAAGTGAACGGTTTCTGGGAGAGAGATATACCGGGCAATATTGCCAAGGCCGACGCCCAATGGAAGGTCCTTCCTAAAAAGGAAACGAATACTCGTCCTTAA